A single window of Halobacterium jilantaiense DNA harbors:
- the gdhB gene encoding glutamate dehydrogenase GdhB, with product MASTPESTGDADESTNTSEEPESALETARRQLQHAAAELDIDPNIVERLKHPKKVHEVTVPIERENGDVEVYTGYRAQHDSVRGPFKGGLRYHPDVDREECVGLGMWMTWKCAVMDIPFGGAKGGIAVNPKDLTEAETEQLTRRFTDEIRSAIGPTTDIPAPDMGTDPQTMAWLMDAYSMQEGETIPGVVTGKPPIVGGSEGRDSAPGRSVAIVAREAIDYYDMDLSETSIAVQGFGSVGSNAATLLDDWGANVVAVSDVNGGIYDPDGLDTGAIPAHDEEPEAVLTHEAPETVTNDELLELDVDVVIPAAIGNVLTADNADDVAADLVIEGANGPTTSAASAIFAERGIPVIPDILANAGGVTVSYFEWLQDINRRAWSLERVNDELETEMLDAWGEVRGEFEARDVTWRDAAYIVALSRIADAHDARGLWP from the coding sequence ATGGCTTCGACACCTGAATCCACGGGCGACGCCGACGAGTCGACGAACACCAGCGAGGAGCCCGAGTCGGCTCTGGAGACGGCGCGCCGACAGCTCCAGCACGCCGCCGCCGAACTCGACATCGACCCGAACATCGTCGAGCGGCTGAAACACCCGAAGAAGGTCCACGAGGTCACCGTGCCCATCGAGCGGGAGAACGGCGACGTCGAGGTCTACACCGGGTACCGCGCCCAGCACGACAGCGTCCGCGGGCCGTTCAAGGGGGGGCTCCGGTACCACCCCGACGTGGACCGCGAGGAGTGTGTCGGTCTCGGGATGTGGATGACCTGGAAGTGCGCCGTCATGGACATCCCGTTCGGCGGCGCGAAAGGCGGCATCGCCGTCAACCCCAAGGATCTGACCGAGGCCGAGACCGAGCAGCTGACCCGCCGGTTCACGGACGAGATTCGGTCGGCAATCGGGCCGACGACGGACATCCCCGCGCCGGACATGGGGACCGACCCGCAGACGATGGCGTGGCTGATGGACGCCTACTCGATGCAAGAGGGCGAGACGATTCCGGGGGTCGTCACCGGGAAGCCGCCGATCGTCGGCGGGAGCGAGGGGCGGGACAGCGCGCCCGGCCGGAGCGTCGCCATCGTCGCCCGTGAGGCCATCGACTACTACGACATGGACCTCTCGGAGACGTCAATCGCCGTCCAGGGGTTCGGGAGCGTCGGGTCGAACGCCGCGACACTACTCGACGACTGGGGGGCGAACGTCGTCGCGGTGAGCGACGTCAACGGCGGCATCTACGACCCGGACGGGCTGGACACGGGAGCGATTCCGGCCCACGACGAGGAGCCGGAAGCGGTGCTGACCCACGAGGCTCCGGAGACCGTGACGAACGACGAACTGCTGGAACTCGACGTGGACGTGGTGATTCCGGCCGCCATCGGGAACGTGCTGACGGCGGACAACGCCGACGACGTCGCCGCCGACCTCGTCATCGAGGGCGCGAACGGGCCGACGACGAGCGCCGCCAGCGCCATCTTCGCCGAGCGCGGGATTCCCGTGATTCCGGACATCCTCGCGAACGCCGGGGGCGTGACAGTGAGCTACTTCGAGTGGCTCCAGGACATCAACCGCCGGGCGTGGTCCCTGGAGCGAGTCAACGACGAACTGGAGACGGAGATGCTGGACGCGTGGGGGGAGGTCCGCGGGGAGTTCGAGGCGCGCGACGTGACGTGGCGGGACGCCGCGTACATCGTCGCGCTGTCCCGAATCGCGGACGCCCACGACGCCCGCGGCCTGTGGCCGTAG
- a CDS encoding rubrerythrin-like domain-containing protein: MRDVDQRPDGDSPYECFQCGNVVVDESNPGNCPDCGAAMRNRRTPLE; the protein is encoded by the coding sequence ATGAGAGACGTAGACCAACGCCCAGACGGGGACTCTCCCTACGAGTGCTTCCAGTGTGGCAACGTCGTCGTCGACGAGTCGAACCCCGGCAACTGCCCCGACTGCGGGGCCGCGATGCGGAACCGACGAACACCCCTCGAGTAA
- a CDS encoding TetR/AcrR family transcriptional regulator, which yields MSESEGAAESRDTREVIMEATFRALSEHGYKDLRVRDIGEEMELSRQLIHYHFDGKYDLLSSFLAYVIDQYEGSVEVDADTDPRTELDARIDQCLFGPGFEEFSHWDRMKVYHELYAHAQNDEEHRQLFDEHYDRLRGSIVAVIEEGIEAGVFRDVDAELMGQLITDVIHAGRERRISLGHEDAPEEARDAIDEFVLDSLVPAE from the coding sequence ATGAGTGAATCGGAGGGGGCGGCCGAGTCCAGGGACACCCGCGAGGTCATCATGGAGGCGACCTTCCGGGCGCTGAGCGAGCACGGCTACAAGGACCTCCGCGTCCGCGACATCGGCGAGGAGATGGAGCTCTCCCGCCAGCTCATCCACTACCACTTCGACGGCAAGTACGACCTCCTTTCCTCGTTTCTCGCGTACGTCATCGACCAGTACGAGGGCAGCGTCGAGGTCGACGCGGACACCGACCCCCGGACCGAACTCGACGCCCGCATCGACCAGTGTCTGTTCGGCCCCGGCTTCGAGGAGTTCTCCCACTGGGACCGGATGAAGGTCTACCACGAGCTGTACGCCCACGCGCAGAACGACGAGGAACACCGCCAGCTGTTCGACGAGCACTACGACCGGCTCCGGGGCAGCATCGTCGCCGTCATCGAGGAGGGCATCGAGGCCGGCGTCTTCCGCGACGTGGACGCGGAGCTGATGGGGCAACTCATCACCGACGTCATCCACGCGGGCCGCGAGCGCCGCATCTCTCTCGGCCACGAGGACGCGCCCGAGGAGGCCCGCGACGCCATCGACGAGTTCGTCCTCGACTCCCTCGTTCCGGCGGAGTGA
- a CDS encoding bacterio-opsin activator domain-containing protein — translation MIPDSNTVLDDAVVVTVGDTPWITAYADSLRDRTDATVHSYERAAAARDAIQQTSPDCLVLEHVLPETTGVAVAERLRDATTSLPVLLGTADGSERIASDAIAAGVTDYLAVDGALDDTVEDARRRTERALRDAQRATTQRERARQFDATFHDTRTATWVLDPDGTLSRVNQAARDMVDASADAVVGDPFWTLPWWPDDERAAADVRRLVETAADGEFGHAVATRSGVAGERVLELSVQPVTDERGDLVSIVVDGVDSTDRVDLERELRQSEELHRVTLKNMTDTVLMTDEDGEYTYVCPNVHFVFGYTADEIRERGTIEDLLGEDLFDREELAEDGVLKNIETTATDRAGREHTLLVNVREVSIQGGTLLYSCRDITKRKQREQALATLQETARDFLYAETHQEIAQHVVEDTPDVLGLDASAVYRFDADENHLDPAAHSQGMRDAHGPLPAVHADGRDLTSHSFVADDTRFFADVHDADRLANPATDLRSVAYIPLGNHGVFVAGTTEVGAFDDVTRELADLLAATAEAALDRVTRESQLREQDRELQRRNDQLTTLDRTNETIREIDQALVRSETREEIDHTVCERLTADGRFEFAWLGTVDDATGTVEARASAGDGRGYVDSRSFPVAAEGVEPAGRTAATGEATLVSNVAADLRAAAWRTDAISRDFLSVLSVPLVYNDLSYGVLTVYADTPDAFDDPVRTVLAELGETIAAAISASERKRALLTTSTTRVEYAVSDPSFVLTRLAGAADCTVTYEGGVQQTDGGNYVFVTVEDAALDAAATAAADLAVVEAVQPIRGGDTGGVLRLRLAEPFLATELADHGAVLQRTTSTAGETTLVVDVSGSVDARGVTQFVAERFGDVDLASKQTREQASEHGFYASVLERLTDRQLEVLETAYYSGFFESPRQATGETVADSLGISPQAFYQHVRTVQRKLFAALVDDHTPVTVQHAD, via the coding sequence ATGATTCCTGACTCGAACACCGTTCTCGACGACGCCGTGGTCGTCACCGTCGGCGACACGCCCTGGATAACTGCCTACGCGGACTCGCTCCGGGACCGGACCGACGCGACCGTCCACAGCTACGAGCGCGCGGCGGCCGCCCGCGACGCCATCCAACAGACGAGCCCGGACTGCCTCGTCCTCGAACACGTACTCCCCGAGACCACGGGCGTCGCCGTCGCTGAACGCCTCCGCGACGCGACCACGTCCCTGCCGGTCCTCCTCGGGACGGCTGACGGGAGCGAGCGAATCGCCAGCGACGCCATCGCCGCCGGCGTCACGGACTACCTCGCGGTCGACGGCGCGCTGGACGACACGGTCGAGGACGCCCGCCGGCGGACCGAGCGCGCACTCCGGGACGCCCAGCGAGCGACGACGCAACGCGAGCGCGCCCGGCAGTTCGACGCCACCTTCCACGACACCCGGACCGCGACCTGGGTGCTCGACCCCGACGGCACGCTCTCCCGGGTCAATCAGGCCGCCCGAGACATGGTCGACGCGAGCGCCGACGCCGTCGTCGGCGACCCGTTCTGGACGCTACCGTGGTGGCCGGACGACGAGCGGGCGGCGGCCGACGTCCGCCGGCTCGTCGAGACGGCGGCCGACGGCGAGTTCGGGCACGCCGTCGCCACGCGGTCGGGCGTCGCCGGCGAGCGCGTCCTCGAACTCTCCGTCCAGCCGGTGACCGACGAGCGCGGCGACCTCGTCTCCATCGTCGTCGACGGCGTCGACAGCACCGACCGCGTCGACCTCGAACGGGAACTCCGCCAGTCCGAGGAGCTCCACCGCGTCACGCTCAAGAACATGACCGACACCGTCCTGATGACCGACGAGGACGGCGAGTACACGTACGTCTGCCCGAACGTCCACTTCGTGTTCGGCTACACCGCCGACGAGATTCGCGAGCGGGGGACCATCGAGGACCTGCTCGGCGAGGACCTCTTCGACCGCGAGGAACTCGCCGAGGACGGCGTCCTGAAGAACATCGAGACCACGGCGACGGACAGGGCGGGCCGCGAACACACGCTGCTGGTGAACGTCCGAGAGGTCTCCATTCAGGGCGGCACGCTGCTGTACAGCTGCCGAGACATCACGAAACGCAAGCAGCGCGAGCAGGCCCTCGCCACGCTCCAGGAGACCGCCCGCGACTTCCTGTACGCCGAGACGCATCAGGAGATCGCCCAGCACGTCGTCGAGGACACGCCGGACGTCCTCGGCCTCGACGCCAGTGCCGTCTATCGGTTCGACGCCGACGAGAACCACCTCGACCCGGCCGCGCACTCGCAGGGGATGCGGGACGCCCACGGGCCGCTGCCCGCCGTCCACGCGGACGGCCGCGACCTCACGAGCCACAGCTTCGTGGCGGACGACACCCGATTCTTCGCCGACGTCCACGACGCCGACCGGCTCGCGAACCCCGCCACCGACCTCCGGAGTGTGGCGTACATCCCGCTGGGCAACCACGGCGTGTTCGTCGCCGGTACCACCGAGGTCGGTGCGTTCGACGACGTCACGCGAGAACTCGCGGACCTCCTCGCGGCGACCGCGGAGGCGGCCCTCGACCGCGTCACCCGCGAGTCCCAGCTCCGCGAGCAGGACCGCGAACTGCAGCGCCGGAACGACCAGCTCACGACGCTCGACCGGACGAACGAGACCATCCGGGAGATCGACCAGGCGCTCGTCCGGTCCGAGACCCGCGAGGAGATCGACCACACCGTCTGCGAGCGCCTCACGGCCGACGGCCGCTTCGAGTTCGCCTGGCTCGGCACCGTCGACGACGCGACGGGGACAGTCGAGGCGCGGGCCTCGGCGGGCGACGGCCGCGGGTACGTCGACAGCCGGTCGTTCCCCGTGGCCGCCGAGGGCGTGGAGCCGGCCGGCCGGACGGCGGCGACCGGCGAGGCGACGCTGGTGTCGAACGTCGCCGCCGACCTCCGGGCGGCCGCGTGGCGGACGGACGCCATCTCGCGGGACTTCCTCTCCGTGTTGAGCGTGCCGCTGGTGTACAACGACCTCTCGTACGGCGTGTTGACGGTGTACGCGGACACCCCGGACGCCTTCGACGACCCGGTCCGGACCGTGCTCGCGGAGCTCGGCGAGACCATCGCGGCCGCCATCAGCGCCAGCGAACGCAAGCGCGCGCTCCTCACGACGTCGACGACGCGCGTCGAGTACGCCGTCAGCGACCCGTCGTTCGTGCTCACGCGGCTGGCCGGGGCCGCCGACTGCACGGTGACCTACGAGGGCGGCGTCCAGCAGACCGACGGCGGCAACTACGTGTTCGTCACCGTCGAGGACGCGGCCCTAGACGCGGCCGCGACGGCCGCCGCCGACCTCGCAGTCGTCGAGGCCGTCCAGCCTATCCGGGGCGGCGACACCGGTGGCGTGCTCCGTCTCCGGCTCGCCGAGCCGTTCCTCGCGACGGAACTGGCCGACCACGGTGCCGTGCTCCAGCGGACGACGTCGACGGCGGGCGAGACGACACTCGTGGTCGACGTGTCGGGGAGCGTGGACGCGAGAGGCGTCACGCAGTTCGTCGCGGAGCGCTTCGGCGACGTCGACCTCGCGTCGAAGCAGACGCGCGAGCAGGCGTCCGAACACGGCTTCTACGCGTCGGTCCTCGAACGGCTGACCGACCGCCAGCTCGAAGTTCTGGAGACGGCGTACTACAGCGGCTTCTTCGAGTCGCCGCGGCAGGCGACCGGGGAGACCGTCGCGGACTCCCTGGGCATCTCGCCGCAGGCGTTCTACCAGCACGTCAGGACGGTCCAGCGCAAGCTGTTCGCGGCGCTCGTCGACGACCACACGCCGGTCACCGTCCAGCACGCCGACTGA